One part of the Bdellovibrio sp. KM01 genome encodes these proteins:
- the pheS gene encoding phenylalanine--tRNA ligase subunit alpha, producing the protein MSTSKLDSIKEAALAAFKAAPGSKELYDLKVQYLGKSGSLTEIMKEMASLPKEEKPLFGKKVNEVKAVLEAAYTEAEEALKKSEIGAKMAAEELDLTLPSASRAKGSQHPVNMVIEEIFTIMSRLGYSVRTGPVIEKDYYNFEALNIPADHPARDMQDTFFIDKTHVLRTHTSPIQIHTMETEKLPLRVIGTGPVFRCDSDISHLPNFHQIEALCVDEKVSMADLKGTISFFVREYFGPGLKTRFRPSFFPFTEPSAEVDCSCPICKGKGCSLCKQTGWIEIGGCGLVNPKVFQMAKIEYPKYQGFAFGFGVERMAIIKYGIEDIRLFPENDVRFLRQFVK; encoded by the coding sequence ATGAGCACAAGCAAACTCGACTCCATCAAAGAAGCAGCGCTGGCGGCCTTCAAGGCAGCACCAGGCTCGAAGGAACTTTACGATCTCAAGGTTCAATACCTTGGGAAAAGTGGTTCATTGACTGAAATCATGAAAGAAATGGCTTCGTTGCCTAAAGAGGAAAAACCTCTTTTTGGTAAGAAGGTCAATGAAGTGAAAGCGGTTCTTGAAGCTGCTTACACAGAAGCAGAAGAAGCACTTAAAAAATCTGAGATCGGTGCAAAGATGGCAGCGGAAGAGCTGGATCTGACTTTGCCAAGTGCTTCTCGCGCCAAAGGCTCGCAACATCCTGTGAACATGGTGATCGAAGAGATCTTTACGATCATGTCGCGCTTGGGGTACTCCGTGCGCACAGGCCCGGTGATCGAAAAAGATTACTATAACTTTGAAGCCTTGAATATTCCTGCAGATCATCCTGCTCGTGATATGCAAGATACTTTCTTTATCGATAAAACTCACGTGCTGAGAACTCACACCAGTCCTATCCAGATCCACACAATGGAAACTGAAAAACTTCCGTTGCGTGTGATCGGTACGGGCCCCGTGTTCCGTTGCGATAGCGACATCTCTCACTTGCCGAACTTCCATCAGATTGAAGCATTGTGCGTGGATGAGAAAGTTTCTATGGCGGACCTTAAAGGCACGATCAGTTTCTTCGTTCGTGAATACTTTGGTCCGGGCTTGAAAACTCGTTTCCGTCCCAGCTTTTTTCCCTTCACAGAACCTTCTGCCGAAGTGGATTGCTCGTGCCCAATTTGTAAGGGCAAAGGTTGCAGCTTGTGTAAGCAAACTGGTTGGATCGAAATCGGTGGCTGTGGATTGGTAAATCCAAAAGTTTTCCAAATGGCGAAAATTGAATATCCAAAATATCAAGGTTTCGCTTTCGGCTTTGGTGTTGAGCGTATGGCCATCATCAAGTACGGCATCGAAGACATCCGTTTGTTCCCTGAAAATGACGTTCGTTTCTTAAGGCAGTTTGTAAAATGA
- the pheT gene encoding phenylalanine--tRNA ligase subunit beta has product MKISLKWLQEYVDVKEFFSKPEELAETLTRAGLEVEEITNLAKDFNHVVIGHILEKDKHPNADKLSLCRVSTGDVVHQIVCGAQNHKAGDRVIVALPGAVLPGNFAIKKSAVRGVDSAGMLCSLKELGLAKESDGIEILPSDAPIGKSYAEYGGYDDITFELKVTPNRADCLSHFGLAREVACLLSKELKAPKAEPKLGTKSSKSEIALEVKAFDLCPRYTARVIKGVKVGPSPAWLKHRLESVGMNSINNIVDVTNFVMMELGQPLHAFDAKFIGGKKVIVDRATAGEKFTTLDGTEKTLTGDELTIRDGSHPMCLAGVIGGKNSGVSEVTTEVFLESAYFVPMSARKTSRTHGVDTDSAYRFSRGVDPDGALRGLNRATALILEVAGGEAYADHHDFYPNPVKKNPISITVKTVSDRLGYTAIEAQFVDYMKRLGCGIEKNGETFKVLPPTFRFDLEQDMDLVEEYARLNGYDHIPEALPVFTNPPAHHDKGFLLNKSVSELVRADGFQQAFNFAFVGSKAEKAFLGDVSTMKAAGLNATAKEIRIMNPLNEEMDVMRSSLSFGLFRNLTTNFHYGNMMGRLFEIGSTFFTGDDGSYGENPRLGFALWGRNENLWNKSLDYPIVFELKATVETLLKSLNISSYTWVTPANKAEVPAFMHSGQFAQLLVEGKKVGFIGTLHPVLLDDAKIRVPAAVGEFDLDQLYKGQPRPFRIQSVSKFQVVERDFAFVMPKALKVGDVLKDIRKAAGALLVNVDVFDLYEGDKMEAGKKSVAIRLWLQDKNGTLQEEQISGVTLRVLESLKKNFDLSVR; this is encoded by the coding sequence ATGAAGATCAGTTTAAAATGGCTCCAAGAATATGTGGATGTGAAAGAGTTTTTCTCTAAACCAGAGGAACTTGCTGAAACGTTGACTCGCGCAGGTCTTGAGGTTGAAGAGATCACAAACCTGGCGAAAGATTTCAATCACGTGGTGATTGGTCACATCCTTGAAAAAGACAAACATCCGAATGCTGACAAGCTTTCTTTGTGCCGTGTTTCTACGGGCGATGTGGTTCACCAGATCGTTTGCGGAGCGCAAAATCACAAAGCGGGTGACCGTGTGATCGTGGCTTTGCCAGGGGCTGTTTTGCCAGGCAATTTCGCAATCAAAAAATCTGCGGTTCGCGGTGTGGATTCTGCCGGCATGCTTTGCTCTTTAAAAGAGCTGGGCTTGGCGAAAGAATCAGACGGCATTGAAATTCTTCCTAGCGACGCGCCAATTGGTAAATCCTATGCTGAGTACGGCGGTTATGACGACATCACGTTCGAATTGAAGGTGACTCCCAACCGTGCGGACTGCTTGAGTCACTTTGGTTTGGCTCGTGAAGTGGCTTGTTTGCTGTCGAAAGAATTGAAAGCACCCAAAGCAGAACCTAAATTGGGAACTAAATCTTCTAAGAGCGAAATCGCTTTGGAAGTGAAAGCCTTTGATCTTTGCCCTCGTTACACGGCACGTGTGATCAAAGGGGTTAAAGTAGGTCCATCTCCAGCCTGGTTGAAACACCGTTTGGAATCCGTGGGTATGAACTCGATCAATAACATCGTCGACGTAACAAACTTCGTGATGATGGAGTTGGGTCAGCCGCTTCATGCTTTCGATGCTAAATTCATCGGTGGCAAAAAAGTGATTGTAGATCGTGCAACAGCGGGTGAGAAATTCACAACACTGGATGGCACTGAAAAAACTTTGACGGGTGATGAATTGACGATCCGTGATGGCTCCCATCCAATGTGTTTGGCGGGTGTTATCGGTGGCAAGAACTCTGGCGTATCTGAAGTGACGACGGAAGTATTCTTGGAATCGGCATACTTTGTTCCCATGAGTGCGCGTAAAACATCTCGTACTCACGGCGTGGATACAGATTCTGCTTACCGCTTTTCTCGCGGTGTGGATCCAGACGGGGCTTTGCGTGGTTTGAACCGAGCGACAGCTTTGATCTTGGAAGTCGCTGGTGGCGAAGCTTACGCTGATCACCATGATTTCTATCCAAATCCAGTTAAGAAGAATCCAATTTCTATCACAGTGAAAACTGTTTCGGATCGCTTGGGGTACACAGCTATTGAGGCGCAATTCGTGGATTACATGAAGCGCCTGGGCTGCGGAATTGAAAAAAATGGCGAGACTTTCAAAGTTTTGCCTCCCACATTCCGTTTCGACCTAGAGCAGGACATGGACTTGGTTGAAGAGTACGCGCGCTTGAATGGTTACGACCATATTCCTGAAGCATTGCCAGTCTTCACAAATCCACCGGCACACCACGATAAAGGTTTCTTGCTAAATAAATCAGTCAGCGAACTGGTGCGTGCGGATGGTTTCCAACAAGCGTTCAATTTTGCTTTTGTTGGTTCCAAAGCTGAAAAAGCTTTCTTGGGCGATGTTTCGACAATGAAAGCTGCTGGCCTAAATGCCACGGCGAAAGAAATTCGCATCATGAATCCACTCAATGAAGAGATGGATGTGATGAGATCTTCTTTGAGTTTTGGTTTGTTCAGAAATCTTACGACGAACTTCCATTATGGCAACATGATGGGTCGTTTGTTTGAAATCGGTAGCACGTTCTTTACCGGTGATGATGGTTCTTACGGTGAAAACCCCCGTTTGGGTTTTGCTTTGTGGGGCCGCAATGAAAACCTTTGGAATAAATCTTTGGATTATCCAATCGTGTTTGAATTGAAAGCGACGGTTGAGACTCTTTTGAAATCTTTGAATATTTCTTCTTATACTTGGGTGACTCCGGCTAACAAAGCCGAGGTTCCAGCTTTCATGCACTCTGGTCAATTTGCTCAGTTGTTGGTGGAAGGTAAGAAGGTGGGCTTTATCGGAACTCTTCATCCAGTTTTGCTTGATGATGCTAAGATCCGTGTGCCAGCAGCGGTAGGCGAATTCGACCTGGATCAATTGTACAAAGGTCAGCCTCGTCCATTCCGTATTCAAAGTGTTTCTAAGTTCCAGGTTGTTGAACGTGACTTTGCTTTCGTCATGCCAAAAGCATTGAAAGTGGGTGATGTTCTGAAAGATATCCGCAAAGCTGCGGGTGCGCTTCTTGTGAATGTAGACGTGTTTGATTTGTATGAAGGCGATAAAATGGAGGCGGGTAAGAAGTCCGTGGCCATTCGATTGTGGCTTCAAGACAAAAATGGCACACTGCAGGAGGAGCAGATCTCCGGAGTGACTTTGAGGGTTCTAGAGTCTTTGAAAAAGAATTTTGATCTTTCCGTGAGATAA
- a CDS encoding integration host factor subunit alpha, with translation MTKADIVENVYQKIGFSKKEASELVELCFDTLKHVLQNGDKVKISGFGNFVVRGKNERIGRNPQTGEQIKISARRVLTFRPSQVLKAMLNGEEYEHLKDDEDDDDDYGDDE, from the coding sequence GTGACGAAGGCCGATATCGTCGAAAACGTCTACCAGAAGATCGGTTTCTCTAAAAAGGAAGCTTCTGAACTGGTTGAACTGTGCTTCGATACCTTGAAGCATGTTTTGCAAAATGGCGATAAAGTTAAGATTTCTGGATTTGGAAATTTCGTCGTGCGTGGGAAAAACGAACGTATCGGTCGTAATCCGCAAACGGGCGAACAAATCAAAATCTCTGCTCGTCGCGTTCTAACATTCCGTCCTTCACAAGTGTTGAAGGCAATGTTGAATGGTGAAGAGTACGAACATCTCAAGGATGATGAAGATGACGATGACGACTACGGCGACGATGAATAG
- a CDS encoding MerR family transcriptional regulator, whose amino-acid sequence MTMTTTATMNSPEADTTTASHSERMEYPMTPIVDQSDEQQMSFDSSELSLGDQHLEFVEAESTAVSAETAQTQQISIPAMLCDDKLMDEIKAIPNKMAFKIGDVAEILGIKQYVLRYWETEFDVLKPKKASNNQRMYTRKDVENALLIRKLLHRDRFSIEGARNAMKELKAHVRKEKDMSQVYHKLDNVNEMVEGLLMDIRKLRGMFM is encoded by the coding sequence ATGACGATGACGACTACGGCGACGATGAATAGTCCTGAAGCTGATACGACAACGGCATCACACAGTGAGCGTATGGAGTATCCGATGACTCCGATCGTGGATCAGTCCGACGAACAACAAATGAGCTTTGATAGTTCTGAGTTGTCTTTGGGTGATCAACATCTAGAGTTCGTCGAAGCGGAATCTACAGCGGTTTCTGCGGAGACTGCACAAACTCAGCAAATCTCAATCCCTGCGATGCTTTGTGATGATAAGCTGATGGATGAGATCAAAGCGATTCCCAATAAAATGGCTTTTAAAATCGGCGATGTGGCCGAGATTTTAGGAATTAAACAGTATGTTCTTCGGTACTGGGAAACTGAGTTTGATGTTCTAAAACCCAAAAAAGCTTCCAACAACCAACGCATGTACACGCGTAAAGATGTTGAGAATGCTCTTCTGATTCGTAAACTTTTGCACCGTGATCGTTTCTCGATCGAAGGCGCAAGAAATGCGATGAAGGAATTGAAAGCTCATGTTCGTAAAGAAAAAGACATGAGTCAGGTCTATCACAAGCTCGACAATGTAAATGAAATGGTCGAGGGATTGTTGATGGATATCCGCAAACTCCGCGGAATGTTTATGTAA
- a CDS encoding EamA family transporter: protein MNNWLIYAIGSAVFAALTAILGKIGVEGVNSNLATFIRTIVILLVAAALISFRGEWQRADSISTKTYVFLILSGIATGLSWLCYYRALQLGPASKVAPIDKLSVVFVIILALIFLGEKLTLKTAVGAGMIAIGSLVLAF from the coding sequence GTGAATAACTGGCTTATATATGCAATAGGCTCTGCTGTGTTTGCGGCACTAACGGCGATCTTGGGTAAGATCGGCGTCGAGGGCGTAAATTCAAATCTGGCGACTTTCATTCGTACAATTGTGATCTTGTTGGTTGCGGCTGCTTTGATCAGTTTTCGTGGAGAATGGCAGCGGGCGGATTCTATTTCTACTAAGACTTATGTGTTCTTGATCTTATCTGGAATCGCAACCGGGCTTTCTTGGCTTTGTTATTATCGTGCTTTGCAATTGGGGCCAGCCTCGAAGGTTGCTCCGATAGATAAGCTCAGTGTGGTGTTTGTGATTATCCTGGCTTTGATTTTCTTGGGTGAAAAACTGACGTTGAAAACAGCCGTAGGTGCCGGGATGATTGCTATAGGCTCTTTGGTTTTAGCTTTTTAA
- a CDS encoding IS1 family transposase, whose translation MKFKCPYCHQQRDPKNAARTIRKIGTYYRKSDGQYLSRLWCFRCGKSFSAATSSRAKGQKKRHLNTLIKDLLTGEMSQREIARVLKINRKTVVRKFRFAAATAKQELRAWNKKFPKSAEVEFDDLETFEHTKCKPLSVTLMVEYKTRRILGFEVAQMPAKGLIAAYSRKKYGHRSDHRPDSRKKLLSEMTEFVQSCAVIRSDSNPSYPADVKRYFPNARHDTVLGGRGAVVGQGELKKLKWDPIFSLNHTCAMLRANINRLIRKTWCTTKKPGELAGHIALYALRHNKRLAATQ comes from the coding sequence ATGAAATTCAAATGCCCTTATTGCCATCAACAAAGAGACCCTAAAAACGCCGCTCGGACTATTCGTAAGATCGGAACTTACTATCGCAAATCAGACGGCCAATATCTTTCCAGACTCTGGTGCTTTCGTTGCGGAAAAAGTTTTTCTGCCGCCACCAGCAGTCGTGCGAAGGGACAAAAGAAACGACACCTCAACACACTTATCAAAGATCTTCTTACCGGGGAAATGAGTCAGCGCGAGATCGCTCGCGTCCTGAAAATCAATCGTAAGACAGTTGTGCGAAAGTTTCGCTTTGCTGCGGCGACAGCTAAACAAGAACTCCGTGCTTGGAATAAGAAATTTCCTAAAAGCGCTGAAGTTGAGTTCGATGACCTAGAAACCTTTGAACACACCAAATGCAAACCTCTTTCGGTGACATTAATGGTGGAGTACAAAACCAGGAGGATTCTGGGATTTGAGGTGGCCCAAATGCCTGCGAAAGGCCTCATTGCAGCTTATTCGAGGAAGAAATATGGTCACCGATCCGATCATCGACCTGATTCACGGAAGAAGTTGCTGTCAGAAATGACAGAGTTCGTTCAGTCTTGTGCGGTGATTCGCTCCGACTCAAACCCGTCTTATCCGGCTGATGTGAAAAGATATTTTCCAAATGCGCGACATGATACCGTGTTGGGAGGTCGAGGTGCGGTTGTCGGTCAGGGTGAGCTTAAGAAATTAAAATGGGATCCGATTTTTTCATTGAACCATACTTGTGCGATGTTGCGGGCAAATATAAATCGATTGATTCGAAAGACTTGGTGTACAACGAAAAAGCCCGGCGAGCTTGCCGGGCATATTGCTCTGTATGCTTTGAGGCATAATAAAAGGTTAGCCGCCACACAGTGA
- a CDS encoding ABC transporter substrate-binding protein — MRLNNFSFLLILFAVSLIHETTAGAVATPPLTLLTEEWPPFNYTEKGELKGFATEVVKLIQKELNTNYVVELYPSARGMNTFENRSNVMFFSFIQTPDRKHKFKWIGPFGEQSIYFFKKKGNPIIIETLEDAKKVRRICCRDQGFVFNFLKSSGFKNLDVGVNPEGIYLKTIHGRCDLSIGEDSWGVAYWLKKSNLPPDALQKTSVKISSSPLYIAASLDIPDQEIQRWQKALDKVKASTDYQKINLKYKDHDL; from the coding sequence GTGCGGCTCAACAACTTTTCGTTTCTGCTGATTTTATTTGCTGTGTCTCTGATTCATGAAACAACAGCTGGTGCCGTAGCGACTCCACCTTTAACACTTTTAACTGAAGAATGGCCACCCTTTAACTACACCGAAAAAGGTGAACTTAAAGGCTTTGCTACGGAAGTCGTAAAACTGATTCAGAAAGAACTCAACACCAATTACGTCGTCGAGCTATATCCTTCAGCCCGTGGAATGAATACCTTCGAAAATCGAAGCAACGTGATGTTTTTTTCTTTCATCCAAACTCCGGACCGTAAACACAAGTTTAAATGGATCGGGCCCTTTGGAGAACAATCCATTTATTTTTTCAAAAAGAAAGGCAATCCAATAATAATTGAAACCTTGGAAGACGCAAAAAAAGTCCGCCGAATTTGCTGCCGTGACCAAGGATTTGTATTTAATTTTCTAAAAAGTTCCGGCTTTAAAAATCTCGATGTGGGAGTAAATCCTGAAGGGATCTATCTGAAAACAATCCACGGCCGCTGCGACCTATCGATTGGCGAAGATTCTTGGGGTGTGGCTTACTGGCTTAAAAAATCCAATCTCCCGCCGGACGCCTTGCAAAAAACTTCCGTAAAAATCAGTAGTTCTCCGCTTTATATCGCTGCAAGTTTGGACATTCCCGATCAGGAAATACAGCGATGGCAAAAGGCCCTCGACAAAGTGAAGGCTTCAACCGACTATCAAAAAATAAACCTAAAATACAAAGATCACGACCTGTAA
- a CDS encoding YoaK family protein, whose product MAFQAGVLNMGGFMACHRFVSHVTGFATFFGYEYSQKDRGHAWGMLIVPLFFLFGAMVSGYLVDIRLKLHKKPKYYIAYAVMLVLILIATLGGWLGWFGPFGASLEESRNGYLLLILLCFTCGVQNGTITSVSRSVVRTTHLTGITTDLGIGLVRIFNKSTLGSEHTEFVENEYKATSMRLGIITMFVLGSVLAGFVYPVAGFWGFLIPAFTTGILLVSMIYFQIITPRKRQAAA is encoded by the coding sequence ATGGCATTTCAAGCAGGCGTGTTGAATATGGGCGGCTTTATGGCCTGCCATCGCTTTGTGTCCCATGTGACGGGCTTTGCGACTTTCTTTGGTTATGAATACAGTCAGAAAGATCGTGGTCACGCGTGGGGGATGTTAATCGTTCCTCTGTTCTTTCTGTTCGGCGCCATGGTGAGTGGATATCTGGTCGACATTCGCCTAAAGCTTCATAAAAAACCTAAATATTATATCGCCTATGCCGTGATGCTGGTATTGATTTTGATCGCCACATTGGGTGGTTGGTTGGGGTGGTTTGGCCCCTTTGGCGCTTCCCTCGAGGAATCGCGTAACGGTTATTTGCTTTTGATTTTGTTGTGCTTTACCTGCGGCGTTCAGAACGGCACGATCACCAGTGTATCACGCTCGGTGGTGCGCACGACTCACTTAACCGGTATCACCACTGATCTTGGAATCGGTTTGGTTCGAATTTTCAATAAAAGTACTCTGGGTTCTGAACATACCGAATTCGTTGAAAATGAATACAAAGCGACTTCTATGCGCTTGGGAATCATCACGATGTTCGTGTTGGGCTCGGTTTTGGCAGGATTCGTTTATCCAGTCGCAGGCTTTTGGGGGTTCTTGATTCCTGCATTCACGACAGGGATTTTGCTTGTTTCCATGATCTATTTTCAGATCATCACTCCACGAAAACGACAGGCTGCCGCTTAG
- a CDS encoding GNAT family N-acetyltransferase has protein sequence MKTPRLNLRRFNLNDFANMRELEANPDVMCNSPHRFPLTDERIQERLQAMINNEPSRAPLGIWAAELTEGSDFVGWFMLLQRDLPFVELGFMIVQRHWGQGYTAEACQRLIHLALVELNYPGLSAVTDAENNQSIRVLQKSGFGFVKQYSQFDKVLQKDVLLNLYELTRDSYQSRHQ, from the coding sequence ATGAAAACGCCCCGGTTAAATCTTCGCCGCTTCAATTTAAATGATTTTGCCAATATGCGGGAGCTAGAAGCCAATCCCGATGTGATGTGCAATAGCCCTCACCGCTTTCCGCTAACTGATGAAAGAATCCAGGAACGACTGCAGGCGATGATCAACAATGAACCCTCCCGCGCTCCGCTAGGAATCTGGGCCGCGGAACTGACTGAGGGTTCTGACTTTGTCGGTTGGTTTATGCTTCTGCAACGGGATCTGCCGTTCGTGGAGCTGGGGTTTATGATCGTGCAAAGACATTGGGGGCAAGGATACACGGCCGAAGCCTGCCAAAGACTGATTCACCTGGCGCTCGTGGAGTTGAACTATCCGGGACTGAGTGCGGTCACGGATGCTGAAAATAATCAGTCCATCCGTGTGTTGCAAAAATCAGGATTCGGCTTTGTAAAGCAGTACTCGCAGTTCGACAAAGTCTTACAAAAAGATGTTCTATTAAATCTCTATGAGCTCACTCGCGATTCTTATCAATCACGGCACCAATAA
- a CDS encoding transglycosylase domain-containing protein, producing the protein MRSLKFTVTFFLVGSLFLAAAMSFFALIEYRRVSKNLDRAMAFKPHPYVSYAQLPPVLVKIINEVEYPQSAMCNEWSGLERTFSDTPQLHPDCALTWELIKILMPAGSQGSFIKMYEDQLAFIRLFLKYSYNDQIEQLINRYSFGMIEGKELSGYQNASPYYFKKSLQELNIEQLAGLVIIGRNPPYFTPWEGNKMYLRQRTFLLNIIRPPDSPAYL; encoded by the coding sequence ATGAGATCACTTAAGTTCACGGTGACATTTTTTTTAGTTGGTTCCCTGTTTCTGGCGGCAGCAATGTCCTTTTTTGCGCTGATAGAATACCGTCGGGTCAGTAAAAATTTGGACCGCGCGATGGCATTCAAGCCTCATCCCTACGTCTCTTATGCCCAGTTGCCACCCGTTCTCGTAAAAATTATCAATGAGGTGGAATACCCTCAGTCCGCGATGTGTAACGAGTGGTCGGGACTCGAGCGCACTTTTTCAGACACTCCCCAATTGCACCCTGACTGTGCCCTGACTTGGGAGTTGATCAAAATTCTGATGCCGGCAGGTAGTCAGGGAAGCTTCATCAAAATGTATGAAGATCAATTGGCTTTCATCCGTTTATTTTTAAAGTACAGTTATAACGATCAGATTGAACAATTGATCAATCGTTATTCCTTTGGAATGATTGAAGGTAAGGAATTAAGTGGTTATCAAAACGCGAGCCCTTATTATTTCAAAAAGAGTCTGCAAGAGTTGAATATAGAGCAACTTGCAGGTTTGGTTATTATCGGGCGCAATCCGCCATACTTCACTCCTTGGGAGGGTAATAAAATGTACCTGCGCCAAAGAACATTCCTTTTAAATATCATTCGTCCACCGGACTCTCCTGCATATCTATGA
- a CDS encoding LA_2272 family surface repeat-containing protein codes for MKKNILLSLIFAIVCSASVSFAAVTPISVAIAPPVQFPPQDFSITGIRLSALWGHHRDVYGLDFGVLGNITDQDFVGIGIAGGFNATYGSTNIIGLQLAGLGNYNQQKTNVVGLQAAIISNINVAESNVYGVQLAVTNLSTNTSVYGAQLGVYNRAKSVYGIQLGLVNITDNLHGLQIGLVNFNNTGVFKVSPILNVGF; via the coding sequence ATGAAAAAAAATATCCTTCTCTCCCTCATTTTCGCTATCGTTTGCTCCGCCTCTGTAAGCTTTGCCGCGGTAACTCCGATTTCCGTGGCAATTGCGCCACCCGTTCAATTTCCTCCTCAGGATTTTTCCATTACCGGGATTCGCTTGAGTGCTCTGTGGGGCCACCATCGTGATGTATATGGTTTGGATTTTGGGGTACTGGGCAATATCACTGATCAAGACTTCGTTGGTATTGGTATAGCAGGTGGTTTCAATGCCACTTATGGCTCAACAAATATCATAGGGCTCCAATTGGCGGGTTTGGGAAACTATAATCAACAAAAGACAAATGTCGTGGGGTTGCAGGCTGCTATCATCAGTAACATCAACGTCGCTGAAAGTAATGTCTATGGCGTGCAGTTAGCGGTCACGAACCTTAGCACGAACACTTCGGTTTATGGTGCTCAGCTGGGCGTGTATAATCGTGCAAAATCAGTTTATGGCATTCAGTTAGGGTTGGTAAACATCACTGACAATCTTCATGGGTTGCAAATTGGTCTAGTTAACTTCAATAACACCGGCGTTTTCAAAGTCTCTCCGATCCTCAATGTAGGTTTCTAA
- a CDS encoding trypsin-like serine protease codes for MKLAGILAFTIMISAVACTPAKDRELKATGDAIIGGTLVKKDSRIAKSTVGIYDVNIGAVCTGILLENNIVVTAAHCVQPDDVRETFIVFSPDMESLLTDYDKIRKSPLTRRASAGVINDKYKNVSELAEPNQPTHDIALLKFNGTIPKGYMPAQILNNATLLKEGSATLIAGYGVETDNLVEVDTKQTPPDELQALVNDGVVICDFDMELKETRCFTEEMDGPAVLKSTSVNIGSFPNAFEAILLHDKQHGPCSGDSGGPAFIKSGSDYFVWGLTSRSEMGCATSTVYTNIVSYRSWIKTESAALLKKKK; via the coding sequence ATGAAGCTTGCCGGAATATTGGCGTTCACAATTATGATTTCAGCTGTGGCTTGCACACCCGCGAAAGATCGCGAATTGAAAGCCACGGGCGATGCTATCATCGGTGGGACTCTGGTTAAAAAGGACTCCCGCATCGCCAAAAGCACCGTCGGTATTTATGATGTAAATATCGGGGCCGTCTGTACGGGCATCCTTTTAGAGAACAATATCGTCGTTACCGCAGCTCACTGCGTGCAACCCGATGATGTCAGAGAAACCTTCATCGTATTTTCTCCTGACATGGAGTCTCTGCTGACGGACTACGATAAGATCCGCAAATCTCCTCTGACTCGCAGAGCAAGTGCAGGCGTTATCAATGACAAATACAAAAATGTTTCTGAACTTGCAGAGCCGAACCAACCCACTCACGACATCGCGCTTTTGAAATTCAATGGCACCATCCCCAAAGGTTATATGCCAGCGCAGATTCTGAATAACGCCACTTTATTAAAAGAAGGATCCGCGACTTTGATTGCTGGCTATGGAGTTGAGACAGACAACCTGGTGGAAGTCGATACGAAACAAACGCCCCCTGATGAGCTGCAAGCTCTGGTGAATGACGGCGTGGTTATTTGTGATTTTGATATGGAGCTTAAGGAAACTCGTTGCTTCACTGAAGAAATGGATGGCCCCGCAGTTTTAAAATCCACTTCTGTGAATATCGGAAGTTTTCCCAATGCCTTTGAGGCGATCTTGCTTCACGACAAACAGCACGGTCCTTGCTCTGGTGACTCCGGGGGACCTGCCTTTATCAAATCCGGCTCTGACTATTTTGTATGGGGACTTACCAGCCGCAGCGAAATGGGTTGTGCGACATCGACCGTCTACACGAATATCGTGTCGTATCGCTCGTGGATAAAAACAGAATCCGCAGCTTTGCTTAAAAAGAAAAAATAG